A genomic stretch from Streptomyces venezuelae ATCC 10712 includes:
- a CDS encoding GTP-binding protein, which produces MFRRDTAERTDGPDAEDGAQDWQLDHTRAPIATKIVVAGGFGVGKTTFVRAVSEITPLQTEALMTRASEDTDDLSATPDKLTTTVAMDFGRITLDNDLVLYVFGTPGQQRFWFMWDDLVRGAIGAIVLADTRRLTDCFPALDYFESCGLPYIVAVNHFEGTELFEADDVREALTVPAHVPVVIMDARKRYSVVESLLAMVAHALEHTPE; this is translated from the coding sequence CTGTTCCGCCGAGATACCGCCGAGCGGACCGACGGCCCGGACGCCGAGGACGGCGCGCAGGACTGGCAGCTGGACCACACCCGCGCCCCGATCGCGACGAAGATCGTCGTCGCGGGCGGCTTCGGCGTCGGCAAGACCACCTTCGTCCGCGCGGTCTCGGAGATCACCCCGCTGCAGACCGAGGCGCTGATGACCCGGGCGAGCGAGGACACCGACGACCTCAGCGCGACCCCGGACAAGCTCACCACCACGGTGGCGATGGACTTCGGCCGGATCACCCTCGACAACGACCTGGTGCTGTACGTCTTCGGTACGCCGGGACAGCAGCGCTTCTGGTTCATGTGGGACGACCTGGTGCGCGGCGCGATCGGCGCGATCGTGCTGGCCGACACGCGCCGGCTCACGGACTGCTTCCCGGCCCTGGACTACTTCGAGAGCTGCGGGCTGCCGTACATCGTGGCCGTCAACCACTTCGAGGGCACCGAGCTGTTCGAGGCGGACGACGTCAGGGAGGCGCTGACCGTACCCGCCCACGTGCCCGTGGTGATCATGGACGCGCGCAAGCGGTACAGCGTCGTCGAGAGCCTGCTCGCGATGGTCGCGCACGCGCTGGAACACACCCCCGAATAG
- a CDS encoding DUF742 domain-containing protein encodes MSSAYPGPRAHRLPVRGDGRRPARVRPYSLTGGRTRFGHVLLVETFVAALEASAARKVLTDGGPSARGLMPEMRAIVEICRRMRTVAEISALLKMPLGVVRVLLSDLADQGKIRVYGTGHGTGQPDRALLERVLSGLRRL; translated from the coding sequence GTGTCGTCGGCCTACCCGGGGCCCCGCGCCCACCGGCTGCCCGTACGGGGCGACGGACGCCGCCCCGCGCGCGTGCGCCCGTACTCGCTGACCGGCGGGCGGACCCGCTTCGGCCATGTCCTGCTCGTCGAGACCTTCGTGGCCGCGCTCGAGGCGTCCGCCGCGCGCAAGGTACTGACGGACGGCGGGCCCAGTGCCCGGGGTCTGATGCCGGAGATGCGGGCCATCGTCGAGATCTGCCGCCGGATGCGGACCGTGGCGGAGATCTCGGCGCTCCTGAAGATGCCGTTGGGGGTCGTCCGGGTGCTGCTCAGTGACCTGGCCGACCAGGGAAAGATCCGTGTGTACGGGACCGGTCACGGCACCGGCCAGCCCGACCGCGCGCTCCTCGAAAGGGTGCTGAGTGGACTCCGTCGTCTCTGA
- a CDS encoding styrene monooxygenase/indole monooxygenase family protein has protein sequence MRKILIVGAGQSGLQLALGLQSQGYEVTLMSNRTADEIRSGRVMSTQCMFDTALQHERDLGLNFWESQAPRIEGLGVSVAAPDAGRAIDWVGKLDGYAQSVDQRVKMAGWMETFAQRGGQLVIHGAAVGDLDYFSRNYDLVLVAAGKGELVSMFGRDASRSPYAEPQRALAVAYVHGLGPRPEHPDFDAVRCNLVPGVGELFVMPTLTTGGRADILFWEGVPGGPLDVFQGVKDPSEHLALTLELMEKFTPWEYARATRVELTDAGGTLAGRYAPTVRKPIGRLPGGGLVLGVADVVVANDPITGQGSNSASKCAAAYLAAIVEHGDKPFDEEWMQSAFDRYWTTAQHVTKWTNAMLGVPPEHVLNLIGAAGELQPVADRFANGFNDPADFENFFFDPEKTNAYLAEVAGA, from the coding sequence ATGCGGAAGATACTCATAGTCGGCGCCGGCCAGTCCGGTCTGCAGCTCGCCCTCGGACTCCAGTCGCAGGGGTACGAGGTCACCCTCATGTCGAACCGGACGGCGGACGAGATCCGTTCCGGCCGGGTCATGTCCACCCAGTGCATGTTCGACACCGCGCTCCAGCACGAGCGGGACCTCGGCCTGAACTTCTGGGAGTCCCAGGCCCCGCGGATCGAGGGCCTCGGCGTCTCCGTCGCCGCCCCGGACGCGGGCCGCGCGATCGACTGGGTCGGGAAGCTCGACGGGTACGCCCAGTCCGTCGACCAGCGGGTCAAGATGGCCGGCTGGATGGAGACCTTCGCCCAGCGCGGCGGCCAGCTGGTGATCCACGGCGCGGCCGTGGGCGACCTGGACTACTTCTCGCGCAACTACGACCTCGTCCTGGTGGCGGCGGGCAAGGGCGAGCTGGTCTCGATGTTCGGCCGGGACGCCTCGCGTTCGCCGTACGCCGAGCCGCAGCGCGCGCTGGCCGTCGCGTACGTCCACGGTCTCGGCCCGCGCCCCGAGCACCCCGACTTCGACGCGGTGCGCTGCAACCTGGTCCCCGGCGTCGGCGAGCTGTTCGTGATGCCGACCCTGACGACCGGCGGCCGCGCCGACATCCTCTTCTGGGAGGGCGTCCCCGGCGGCCCGCTCGACGTCTTCCAGGGCGTGAAGGACCCCTCCGAGCACCTGGCGCTGACCCTGGAGCTGATGGAGAAGTTCACGCCCTGGGAGTACGCGCGCGCCACCCGGGTCGAGCTGACCGACGCGGGCGGCACGCTCGCCGGCCGGTACGCGCCGACCGTCCGCAAGCCGATCGGCCGGCTGCCCGGCGGCGGCCTGGTCCTGGGCGTCGCGGACGTCGTCGTCGCCAACGACCCGATCACCGGCCAGGGTTCGAACTCGGCGTCGAAGTGCGCCGCCGCCTACCTCGCGGCGATCGTCGAACACGGCGACAAGCCGTTCGACGAGGAGTGGATGCAGTCGGCCTTCGACCGCTACTGGACCACCGCCCAGCACGTCACCAAGTGGACGAACGCGATGCTGGGCGTCCCGCCGGAGCACGTCCTGAACCTGATCGGCGCGGCGGGCGAACTCCAGCCGGTCGCGGACCGCTTCGCGAACGGCTTCAACGACCCGGCGGACTTCGAGAACTTCTTCTTCGACCCCGAGAAGACGAACGCGTACCTGGCGGAGGTCGCGGGGGCCTGA